Below is a genomic region from Desulfobacter sp..
TTGGTCAGCAAGGGATTGAATTTTGTCCAAAGGCGCCAGGTCATCGGCATCGCCGGCAATGATCAGCCCGGTGCTGGGCAGCCTTGGAATGGAATCAAAAGAAAGAAAAGCCGCTGGCGGGGAAACCATGATATGATCATCAACCCTCGCTCCTGCGGCCACCACATGGGCATTGACCCAGGCCCCAAAAGAATATCCGGCCAGAAAAAGAGAGGAGACATGATGTTCTTTAAGCCAGTCCAAGGCCGCCTGCACATCCTTTTGCTCCCCGTCCCCGTTGTCATAAAACCCAAGGCTTTTACCCGTGCCCCTGAAGTTAAACCTCAAGCAGGTGAATCCGGCTTCAAAAAACGAATTTGCCATCTGCTTCACCACAGGACTATCCATGGGGCGCATTCCCATTTTCCCGGTTATACCGCTGGCACTGGATTGTGCATGTTTGCCATCTGCTTCAGGCAGTTCCAACGCCCTGCTTTATAAAATGATCGCAGCATAATCATTTTTTCTGCATTCTCCCGATACCAAAAGATGCATGGACCTTTAAGACGTAAATTCACGACTCTCCGAATCGAACTTTCAATAGCACCGCTGCCAATAGGTAAGTTCAACGCTTTTACAGTTGAGAAATTAAGCCTCAGTTCATTGCGCACAAAATAATCCCGTTCCGTCTTGATAGCCTTACTGTTTCTGCCTCTACAAAGCTTCTGGACGGCCTGTACCACCTCAATCGCCTTTCCCTTCAGCAGAAGACCTCGCTGCTTCGATACCCAGCGTTTGCGTTCCTTGGATGACCAGGTCTTCCTTAAGCCTGCTACTGTACCCAGATGCTCAACTGCATGGTAGAAATCGAGAAGTTCATACACACGCTCAGGAGCCAAACCCAATGCTTTTAGCAGTCCGGGGATTCGATTCCAAATCCAATGTGCCCCATCTGCAACAAACAGTATTTTGTCTGAGTTCTGAATATGAAGGGAGTTCAAATAACCCTTTAACAAGTGGAATACACCATCCGGTCCATTGAAACAGCCATCAATAAATGGTGAAAAGCTTTTTTCTTGTTTTCCATGGGCGTCCACTACATAAATGATCAAAAGCTTGGGTTCTCGCCATGCCCCACGAAATCGGGTTCTATCCTTTTGGGTTTTTGGTCCCCTTTTCTTCTCTCTGAGCCGAGTGCGGCCACCATCAGTGCTGATAACGACTCGCCGCCCTTCAAGTAAATCTCTATCATTTAATGGGATTCGGCCCGCTTGTTGTTCGGCTCGAGCCCGCTCTGCGTACCGATAGGTCAGTTTACGGATGACCTTTATACCCAACGTCATCCCACGGTCACAAAGCACTTGACGGACTTCTTCAAAAGAACTTAATAAGGCTGACCAAGAACTCACCATAGAAGCCAAAGCAGGCGAGCAGCGATCATGGATTCCAAGAAGGATTAAGCCAGCGTATGCACCTTTATATCTTTTTCCTTTTCGGCGGTCACAGGACCTTCGATAGTATCGAACATGAATATCAACCGAACTATCTGTACAAAGCTGAATCCAAACGGTCTCAAGCCCTTCGCTTTTCATCCGTCCCGGCCAATTGGACATCAATTCTTTTTCTTGGTCGACCTGTTCAGAGGAATCTACTGAGGCCTGGATCTTTTTTTTAAAAAAAAGGCGCTTATCCGATTTGTATACTCAAGGATTTCCTGCTCCATCTGTTCTAATTCGTTAGCGTTACGAACCAAGCGATTTGGATCTTCTTCCAGTTCTTTGAGGCATGCAAGGACTTCATCAACAGTATTACAATCTTCAGCTTTCTTCATTAGCACAATCCATTTATGTTCATTTCAGCGTAACAGAGGATATCATTCTTTTTGCTCTAAAAGACAGGCCTTTTTAAAACCGGGAAAATGGGAATGCGCCCTTATAGGTTCTGCAGGTTTTAAAGTTGAAATTCTTTCCTTTGTAAGTAAAATAGTAGGTGTAGTAGGTGGTCTTGCCTCTGAAGTCAGCACTGTTTGAGATATGGTAGCCTTGTTTCACACTGGCCTGGCAACAGAACATTGGTGGATTGCTCGTTAACCCTTAAAACGGTTTCGCTGCCGTCCAAGTGTTTAACCTTTCTTTTGGATTTACCACAGGGATACTTTGTACCGTCGGGCTTGGTGCAGAAATGAGCCATCTTTTTAAATGCATCAATTACAACCTTGGTAAATTTGATTTCAGAATCCGAATGATTTTCCGTGATGATTCTGTAAAACATACGATATTTTGTTGATTCCCAGCCTTTGCCGATCTTTTCATTGTTAAAGGGCTTGGTTCCCATATATGTGGATTGAAAATCCATGATATGGTGGCCAAAAGGATCATAAATTTTGAGCATGGCCTCGCATCCCTTGCCATGGCGGTCCACCTTAATGGCGGAGGAGGTCTGAAGCGTGTTCTGATCAGGTGTTGACTGCGGTTGATCGGCACCCGGATAATACCAGGTATTCATGGCATGCCTGACCTGCTGCCTGTCTTTCAAAGACAAGCCCTGGAACACATAGCTCACCCCTTTGTACCTTGACGCGACCAGGGATGAATCAAAGAATGCGCCATTGGGGGTGTGCCCGGAATATACCCGGGTTACGGCGGGGTATCCAGAGACCTGGCCGGGTTGTTCTGAAATAAAATTCTGAAAGGGCAGGCCCTTGTTGGTCATTTCCCTGGTCCAAAAATCCAGGAGTTGCTTGAGGGGAATTTCCTGTCCGGGAGCTGCATATAATTCAATGACTGCGTCCTGTCTCGGGGCAATACATTGTTTTATGAGATCATTTCCCCTTGCCGAGGTATTGTCCGTCCATCCCTTCGGGCATTGCAGCCCCTGGGACATATCCATTCCAAAGGCGGATGAAATAAAAATCAAAGATGCGAGGATACTCAACCACAAAACATTAGAGGCCCGGTTCATTTTGTTCTCCTTTAATTTTCAACTATTTTATTCGATAAAAAATCACTTTAACATCATTGGAATGCTTTTCAGACAGGTTAAGACTGTCAGGTCTATAATTTTATATTCAGGGTCAACCCCAAATATGGCACCTCACTTTTTTTTCTTTTCAAATTTTACAGAGGCATACCGGATTGTTCTGACGGCATATCCCTGCTCGTTTGTAATGGTGGCCACAAAGGGCATGAGTACGGCAGCATCCCATCCAAGGGCGGTACGCTGGTATTCAATATAGCAGTCATGGGTGGTTTTGGCTGCCGTATAGATCAACTTGAGTGCAATCAGCCGTTTTCCCGCCTGGTCAATGGCCTTGCTTCCCCACTTCGTAACCCCTGCGCCAGCCTCAAAAAGCCCGTATGCCGTTGAGCCAAGCTCAATGGCATTTTTCTGGGCAGACAATTGCCCGGAAAAGGGTCTTCCCCCTTGGGCCATGGCCCTGAGGGACAGACCGGCTTTTGCATTTTCAAGAATTGCCCCGGACACCGCCAATATCTCGTCTCCGGTTACCCCTGCGGTGATATACCTTCCAGCCTTGGACTGCATCTCTTTGGCAGATGTCATCACCATGGCGGCATGGTCTGCATCAAATTTTGCCTTGGCAGCTGCCTGCTGGAATCCCTGGGCCCAGTCCATCTTGTTTTGGGCCGCTTTTTTCATCCGATCAACAGCATCTGTTGATCCCACCCGGGTGGTGCCGTATTGGTTCATCAGGTTTCCGCCCAGCTCCCCCACGGCCAGCTCGACCACGGAATCAGACATGGCCTTTCCCATGGCCATACCATAGTCAGGAATATCATTGAAATCATCAGCCCCTTCAACCCTGGGCATATAACCGAAAAAAAGACTTGGATCATTGTCCGTCCAGACCTTAACGGTTTTATCCGCCTCATATCCCTTGACCCTGAACCTGCCGTATGCCTTGAGTTCCACCTGGCATTGATTTTCACTTAAGATCAGCTGTCCCCTTGCAGAAGGCCACTTCCCATTCCAGAGGCCCGGCAGAACAAGTTTTAAAACCCTGGGATATGGATTCCCGTAATTCACAGACGCTGTGACCGATTTCTCAGTCATCCCGTCAACAAAGGTCACCTCCCCTGAAATGGGAAACAATAGATCTGCAGGATTCTCCTTTGGGGTCTGCTTTAACAGATATTTTTTCACCCTGGGCACGGGGAATAAAATCTTTGCCCGGCCCTGTTCGTCGGTGGTAAAAGCGGTTGAAAGACCTGCTGGAAAGGGTCGCTCAATATACCATACCGGTATTCCCTTGACCATGAACCTGGAAGGCGGATTGAACATCATTTTTTTGTTTGCCCAGGGCTGCCCTTGATTGGTAACAAGAATCTGGGCTTCCAAGGATCGGCCGTCAGCCCGGGGCATCTGGTCCGTATTAAAATCAATACTCACGCCAAGGGCGTTGGGAGTGGTCTGAAGGACAAAATCCTGGGTATGATTTAAACTGCCCTTACCGTCAACAAAGGCCAGTTTGAGGCTATATTTCCCGTCTTCATCGGTTTTTGCGGTCTCATCATATTCATCAATGCGGATGAGGGCTCCCTCAACCGCGTCCCCTGTTTCATTTTTTACAACGCCGCTGACCCTGATGGTCTGGGGTTCAGTTTTACTCCCAACGCTCCGGACTTGGGTTTTATACCCGGTTGCCTGGCAGCTTATATCCACAATATAAGGGTCTTGCCCTGTCTTTTCGACCATTTTCCCCCCAGACCCCATGGCCTTGAACAGCCCGTCTGCAGCCAGCCTGAAAACATCAACAGGAATATCGTCCCCGACCCTCTGGGGGCGCAAGGAAACCGCCCAGCACCCTTCAGTCATCCATGCATTTTTGCCCCCCCGGTCATTGACCAGCTGAATGGAGTTGCCCAAAAGGGTTTCAACCCTTTGCCCCCTGGGAAAAAAAACATTGTACTGAAAATTGGGTTTCTGGGTTGCCGATTGGGCAAGGTTTCCGGAAAACCCATAGATTTCAAGTGTGAGAATCATCCGGGTTTTTGCATTGCTGGACACAGGTCTGGCCTTTCCCCCTTTATGGGTCGCCCCCATGGTATATTCGGGTTTTAAAGAAGGATAGGCCTGCCATGCCGCTTCAAACGTAGGCTTGACTTTGCGCTGGAGCATATTTGAAGAGGCCGCGGTAAAATACAGGGTATAGGCTTTTTTCATAAATAAAATCAGTAGTGTCCGGTTAGGTTGTTGCATATAAAAAGCATCTAAAATCATTGAAAAAACAGTCTGTTTTGTGTTGACAAATGTGCGTAAAAATTTTTGTGCGCCTTGAAAATTTAACTCAAGGAGCTCAAATGACGCACATCTCAGTCCCTAAAAAACAACTACGGTCCCTGAACTTTGACAATTTCAGGTGCCCTCTGATAAAGTCACTTTCAAAAGCACCGGAATTACAATCTCGAGGAGACCGCCCTTTAAAAATGACATTCGAAGACCAGATAAATGCTTTGGTTTATTTCCATCTTCAGGAGCACAAGTCTGCCCGACATTTAATTCAGGATCTCAAGGAGAATGTTTTTGCTAAAGAAAATATTGCGCCAGACGGTGGTATCAGCCGTAGTAGTTTCTGTGAAGCCATCAATCACAGGGGACTCGAACAACTGCAATTTATCTTTGAGGATCTTTATAAACAGGCTCTTGAGTGTCATCCGGGTGAACACGCCGAGTTAGGAGAGTTGGTTTCCATTGACGGTAGTCTCATAAATGCAGTCCTTTCAATGCACTGGGCGAACTACAGAAAAGGAAGTAAAAAAGCCAAAGTACATTGCGGATTTGACATTAATCACGGAATCCCAAACAAAATCTTTTTGACTGAAGGCAACGGCGCTGAACGCACCTTTGTTCCCAAAATAGTTTCCAAGGGGCAAACAGGTGTTATGGATCGTGGATATCAATCCCATAAAGAATTTGACCTGCTTCAGGAGCAAGGCAAACATTTTGTCTGCCGTATAAAAACCAGGACAACAAGAACAATTATTGATAACCACGAGACCCCTTCCGACAGCTACATTTTTTATGATGCACTGGTTAAACTTGGTACTCCGAATCAAAACCAGACGAAAAGGCCTGTTCGGGTTGTTGGCTATAAAATTGCTGGCGTCAAATACTATGTGGCAACTGACAGGCATGATTTAACAGCGGAACAAATAGCAACAATTTATAAACTCCGGTGGACCATTGAGGATTTTTTCAAATGGTGGAAAGAACATCTGAAGGTATATCATCTCATTGCCCGCAGTGAATACGGCCTTATGGTTCAGATTCTTGGCGGCCTTATCACTTACCTGTTACTGGCAATCCATTGCCAAAAACAGTTTAATGAAAAGGTCACGATCAAAAGAGTTCGGCAGCTGCGAACCGCCATTCTAAATGACCTGTTTGGCTGCGAGGAGCAGGGCTCTCATAGTTCAAACAGGGACAATATTGTCAAAGATCAAAAAATTATTGAGCAAGTAAAAACCTAACCGGACATCACTGAAATAAAATATCTGTATCCGGGATGCTGCGCTCCTTGCCGCCCCCGGATTGCCGTAGTTCTGACCAAACATAGGGTCCGGTTGTCCTGGACCAGCCTTTTCTGATAAATTCCTTAAACCCTGGCAGAGATTTTTCCGTGTTGATCTTGGCGGCAATAATTCCAGGATCCGGCGCACCGGCAAACCCAGGGCTGCTGCCCATAAACATCAAAAAAAAGATAAATACAAGTCTCATATAAACGCGCATCTGCCTAGTCTCCCATCAATTTTTTCAATGCATTTTCAGCGGTTATCCCAAGGGTGGAAAGCCTCATGGCACTGGCCCTGAAAACCCTTTCAATCTTCCAGTTGTTATTTCGTGCACGCCGCATGCAGACCATAAACGGCTCATTGATCTTGAACCGTTCTTTTCCATCCCCCCGGATCACCTCACCATTGACCCTTACCTTGACAATACACCCGGTGCCGTCGGCACTGTATTTTTTTCCATAATATCCAGGTCACGGATCTTTTGGTCCACAGAACTGAACACCAGGCGGTAGGCCCCAAGCTCCTGACTGAGACGTCCTCCTGGAGAAGCAATTAAAATAGTTTCAAGGGCGTTAAGGTCCTCAGACTCCAAAATCCCATAGTAGGTTTTCACCATCTGTTCAGGTGAAACCGTCCCCTTGGTTTCAGGCCGGGGCTGCTTTGAGACGGGTCCTGCTGTTTTTTTGGGGGCCCTGCCCGGTGTAAAGGTTGAAAAAGCCGATAAAAGAGGACCGCCATAGGTCTTGTAATCTTTTGGATAAATCCCCACCACAATGACAATAAACCCGTCATACTGCATAAAATTTACGATGCATCCAAGGGTTGACCCATTGTGCACCCCGGAGTAGGTTCGCTGGATGGCAGGGGTGTTTTTATAGGCATAGGAAAGGTGTTTTGAGGTATGTTTATAGGTCAGATAAGGGGTGCCCCTTTGACGGCCGGCACCTTCCCACTGGTCAGCCATATTTTCTAAACTGCCTACGGATCCCTTGTTATAATACACTTCAATCATGGCATTATTGCCCGGTTCCACAATCTGATGAAGCAAATCCTGTGAGAGATTTTTTCTTTGGGCCCACCCCGCGGGTGTCTGAATTCCATACTCAGGATAATTAGCAGCCAGACCAGCACTGCATAAAAATAAAAGTACCGCAGCAGCAATAACAAAAATTTGTTTCATAACATATCCTTTTTTATCCAGGCATAATCTATTCAACCATTTTAATCTTGATTATAAAAAAAAATCTCCGTCCAGCGTATGCCAGTTAAACTGGCTGGTCAAAACGAATCAACCAGGATCATCTGGATAGGCCATCTCTCCTCCCGAATTGACAAATTCAGAAAGATCTCGACGCCAAGAGACTCTGGGATGCAGTGCTGGGTTTTTCGCGGACCGCCTTGCTCCCCTATTGTCCAAGAAGAGACTCAATGGTTTCGGCCAGATCATTTCTGCCCTGTTCTTTGAGCAGGGGAATCATGGGCCGGTAAAAAGGCGGCCGGACCCGGATGGTAATATCATATTGGGCAATATCTTCAGGCCGGACCTCATCGGCCTCAAAGGCCCGGGTCTTGTCCAAAAGGCCCAGGGCGGTAAGCTCGGTCATGGTGCGCACGCATTTTTCACATTTCCCGCAGTTGAGCTGGTCCTCCACATTGGCCAGGCAGACCCGGAAATTCTGAAAGGCTGCATCCCATTGGGAAACAACCTTTATTTTTTCCAGGCGGGACAATTCATAATCCCTGTGCCGGATCCGCATCCCATAGGAAGAATATTCAGGATCCAAAAGGGGATGGGATCCGCAGGGATGAAGATTGGTAATATCATAGGAAGAGGGAATGAACATCAGGTTAATCCTGCCTGAAAACGCGTGGGCCATGGCCGCCAGAACCGCGCCGAAAAAAGAATCCAGCCAGAGTTCTCTTTCATCACAAAGATGGCGCAGGTTGGTATACACCGGAACAAGGGTTGTGCCGGCATCCTGGGTCACCTTTGAAATGGCCTCAACAGCCCGGTCAAACACATGGTACTTCATCCCCCGTTCCACAACCCCGCCAATATCAAAGCCGTGGAGAAAAAATGAATCCTTTACCCGGGCAGGATGACCCTCAGGATAGTGAAGATGGTTCAGCCTTAGCCCGGCCAAAGAATCCATGCCCCCGGACATGACCATCCCTGCCCTGGGGCTTTGGGGTAATTTGATCTGTTTACGGACCTTTGTTTCCAAAGCAATGGGGGCATACCTGCCTAAGGTCCAATGGGAAAAAAGATTCATGGCCACCTCTAATCCCTCTTTTAAAAAGGGAGAGACCTCCTGGTCCACAAAAATTCGTTTTTCTCCCAGGTGAAGGGCCGGCAAGAGCGCCCCCACCAAAAAGGCATCCGGGTTTGCACCAAACCCATGGGCAAACTCTTTTTTGGTTTTAATAAACACGGTCTTGTCTTTTTGATCTGTCTCTTCAAACACCACACGGGCTGAGGCCGTTTGCATATCTGCATTGGTTTCAAGATTAAAATCCGAAATTTTCATATCTATATCGTATCCTTATTT
It encodes:
- a CDS encoding alpha/beta fold hydrolase, whose translation is MRPMDSPVVKQMANSFFEAGFTCLRFNFRGTGKSLGFYDNGDGEQKDVQAALDWLKEHHVSSLFLAGYSFGAWVNAHVVAAGARVDDHIMVSPPAAFLSFDSIPRLPSTGLIIAGDADDLAPLDKIQSLADQWGISPTLAVLDRGDHFYSGHLNELRNILLAYLCPD
- a CDS encoding IS4 family transposase, giving the protein MTHISVPKKQLRSLNFDNFRCPLIKSLSKAPELQSRGDRPLKMTFEDQINALVYFHLQEHKSARHLIQDLKENVFAKENIAPDGGISRSSFCEAINHRGLEQLQFIFEDLYKQALECHPGEHAELGELVSIDGSLINAVLSMHWANYRKGSKKAKVHCGFDINHGIPNKIFLTEGNGAERTFVPKIVSKGQTGVMDRGYQSHKEFDLLQEQGKHFVCRIKTRTTRTIIDNHETPSDSYIFYDALVKLGTPNQNQTKRPVRVVGYKIAGVKYYVATDRHDLTAEQIATIYKLRWTIEDFFKWWKEHLKVYHLIARSEYGLMVQILGGLITYLLLAIHCQKQFNEKVTIKRVRQLRTAILNDLFGCEEQGSHSSNRDNIVKDQKIIEQVKT
- a CDS encoding carboxypeptidase regulatory-like domain-containing protein, with amino-acid sequence MKKAYTLYFTAASSNMLQRKVKPTFEAAWQAYPSLKPEYTMGATHKGGKARPVSSNAKTRMILTLEIYGFSGNLAQSATQKPNFQYNVFFPRGQRVETLLGNSIQLVNDRGGKNAWMTEGCWAVSLRPQRVGDDIPVDVFRLAADGLFKAMGSGGKMVEKTGQDPYIVDISCQATGYKTQVRSVGSKTEPQTIRVSGVVKNETGDAVEGALIRIDEYDETAKTDEDGKYSLKLAFVDGKGSLNHTQDFVLQTTPNALGVSIDFNTDQMPRADGRSLEAQILVTNQGQPWANKKMMFNPPSRFMVKGIPVWYIERPFPAGLSTAFTTDEQGRAKILFPVPRVKKYLLKQTPKENPADLLFPISGEVTFVDGMTEKSVTASVNYGNPYPRVLKLVLPGLWNGKWPSARGQLILSENQCQVELKAYGRFRVKGYEADKTVKVWTDNDPSLFFGYMPRVEGADDFNDIPDYGMAMGKAMSDSVVELAVGELGGNLMNQYGTTRVGSTDAVDRMKKAAQNKMDWAQGFQQAAAKAKFDADHAAMVMTSAKEMQSKAGRYITAGVTGDEILAVSGAILENAKAGLSLRAMAQGGRPFSGQLSAQKNAIELGSTAYGLFEAGAGVTKWGSKAIDQAGKRLIALKLIYTAAKTTHDCYIEYQRTALGWDAAVLMPFVATITNEQGYAVRTIRYASVKFEKKKK